One part of the Mytilus trossulus isolate FHL-02 chromosome 11, PNRI_Mtr1.1.1.hap1, whole genome shotgun sequence genome encodes these proteins:
- the LOC134691211 gene encoding E3 SUMO-protein ligase NSE2-like isoform X2, with translation MSSRTHFGVVDQAMKSMKTVEEYIKVGMETTLDVGMDFVEHDKDNEKQIDELRSVMKEYVRMERDLQQFMEAVECVKSTATKKNEPLDLEKELDNKLLELKQANNDAELTKHEKYVDLIDKVNEMQQPEGSYAAPATSTQIDEDIAMTQPEINTRCPYTGKDMINPVKNSYCGHHYDKEGISHYIKTKGRKAK, from the exons ATGTCTTCCAGAACACACTTTGGTGTTGTTGATCAGGCTATGAAGTCTATGAAGACTGTTGAAGAATACATCAAAGTTGGTATGGAGACAACGCTAGATGTTGGTATGGACTTTGTTGAACATGACAAAG acaATGAGAAACAAATAGATGAGCTGAGATCTGTGATGAAGGAGTATGTTAGAATGGAAAGAGATCTTCAGCAGTTTATGGAGGCTGTAGAATGTGTCAAATCAACT gCAACAAAGAAAAATGAGCCCTTGGATTTGGAGAAAGAATTAGATAATAAGTTGTTGGAACTTAAGCAAGCAAACAATGATGCAGAACTGACAAAGCATGAGAAATATGTGGATCTTATTGACAAAGTTAATGAAATGCAGCAGCCAg AGGGATCGTATGCTGCTCCAGCCACATCCACTCAGATTGATGAAGATATTGCCATGACGCAGCCAGAGATCAACACACGCTGTCCATATACTGGCAAAGATATGATTAATCCGGTCAAAAACTCTTATTGTGGTCATCACTATGATAAAGAGGGAATCAGCcattatatcaaaacaaaaggACGCAAAGCAAAGTAG
- the LOC134691211 gene encoding E3 SUMO-protein ligase NSE2-like isoform X1, translating into MSSRTHFGVVDQAMKSMKTVEEYIKVGMETTLDVGMDFVEHDKDNEKQIDELRSVMKEYVRMERDLQQFMEAVECVKSTATKKNEPLDLEKELDNKLLELKQANNDAELTKHEKYVDLIDKVNEMQQPEGSYAAPATSTQIDEDIAMTQPEINTRCPYTGKDMINPVKNSYCGHHYDKEGISHYIKTKGRKAKCPVGGCGNDKQIELSDLIEDKDMKKFIDRKNRHNKKTKN; encoded by the exons ATGTCTTCCAGAACACACTTTGGTGTTGTTGATCAGGCTATGAAGTCTATGAAGACTGTTGAAGAATACATCAAAGTTGGTATGGAGACAACGCTAGATGTTGGTATGGACTTTGTTGAACATGACAAAG acaATGAGAAACAAATAGATGAGCTGAGATCTGTGATGAAGGAGTATGTTAGAATGGAAAGAGATCTTCAGCAGTTTATGGAGGCTGTAGAATGTGTCAAATCAACT gCAACAAAGAAAAATGAGCCCTTGGATTTGGAGAAAGAATTAGATAATAAGTTGTTGGAACTTAAGCAAGCAAACAATGATGCAGAACTGACAAAGCATGAGAAATATGTGGATCTTATTGACAAAGTTAATGAAATGCAGCAGCCAg AGGGATCGTATGCTGCTCCAGCCACATCCACTCAGATTGATGAAGATATTGCCATGACGCAGCCAGAGATCAACACACGCTGTCCATATACTGGCAAAGATATGATTAATCCGGTCAAAAACTCTTATTGTGGTCATCACTATGATAAAGAGGGAATCAGCcattatatcaaaacaaaaggACGCAAAGCAAA ATGTCCTGTTGGTGGTTGTGGGAATGACAAACAGATAGAACTGAGTGATTTGATTGAAGATAAAGACATGAAAAAATTTATAGATAGGAAAAATAGACAtaataagaaaacaaagaattga